One genomic window of Paenibacillus xylanilyticus includes the following:
- a CDS encoding DUF4073 domain-containing protein: protein MFYRKLVSCLLVAVLLLQVVSVGGVANAASTPLEQLNGIRNSVQDIEQTISQVQSLIENSSLIDIIDKTTLYDGLDGEQKKELARGMTLLLPLGTDYESQGQVDYMFYLLSDIVVLPRVTNSSAVEGLLNELYNYYSQAGNFLPSEQAQPMGEASAAYSMLRGADKEIFTNIVMFGPALGQHQTPINYKGQIELLNVLMSDYLPINRPITGSDMDAALNSLYAHYQMTTMFGMSPNATVQPFPINMEKMSTIQNNEQRRAELADWMIYKRTGVEGYNTTAEVQAAFDAFFAVAAPAVTADDEANAIVGADGTMEYSTNAGVDWFVYSSANQPQFEGAQTVWVRVKATESTPVGPYVTLTFTENRGADPLEALNLAKSNGDLAGVLSAVQDPQVGVILPQDFDNWTKDEKESMAEFLTFMNGSKGYVSKDQVQYVIDLVVYPRGILQTRDLPSVEQRITTYFDMLRGLPEVFSGNMDSSIPEYYSIGKKYNKLSAVDKQILAYNIKFDILRSSLPVYQYSERLSASLSTYGPINSLTTQNQMYSALVRLRLLQKESAEFNQNSSTSEYLENFSLNLNKVDDITYSKYKELAQWMIDNRPVQGYESYQAIQQTFNAFFGPLSPMEQLNDAVDAENVGEVLTIIRNSPELVILPAGFNDLTLEEQLAVAQALIDLLPDKYDYENEGQVRYTVGLAYEAVLAYKATSQAEMQSHLDNFYMKLSQVDEYISIEDFEDYEEFRELSKKYVEGSVVDQKLIAYMARLIFKEEGLSVDKALLGMVMILTISPSLNVNTTDEMSQTLFTLLMIQQEVEEYNKQSDHEKLDDFPLNFSKLADASSDESKIEKLAQWMLDKKPANGYGSYTEVQSAFDEFFEPKTPVVTPPSSGGSGGGSSSTPVTSTPATNKETLTVDVNGTNGTNLVKTTITRTTETNGKVKDLVTMSEATAKESVEKAKQLGMDTARIIIPDAKDSVSETRVELPKAAVKQLNDGGLKLEISTENAIISIPTVSTAGFNQDLYFRIVPMKQESERKQVEERAKQEQLIQQITPDANVKVLARPVEIETNMQSREVTLTLPLRDSLPTDAAARQKALDNLAIYIEHSDGTKELLQGKLVQLNDGSEGIEFTVSKFSTFTLVVVDGLKAAETTNKPYIKGFGDKFRPDAFVTRAQMAAMLARNLTDESKSINSGNFADVAATHWANSEIAQAQSAGIMNGMSATQFVPEGSITRAQMATIAYRWMQQQSGSATAATEARSSFTDVSTDSWAAEAIAYVQSAGLMTGYTDGTFKPDSQLTRAEAVKVLNVLFKRTPATGTGSQSFSDVPASHWAYADIQAAAQQ from the coding sequence ATGTTTTACAGGAAGCTAGTAAGTTGTTTATTAGTTGCAGTTCTGTTGTTGCAGGTTGTTAGCGTAGGTGGGGTAGCGAATGCAGCATCTACACCATTGGAGCAATTAAATGGAATCAGAAATTCTGTTCAGGATATTGAACAAACTATTTCACAAGTTCAAAGTCTCATAGAGAACAGCAGCTTAATTGATATTATCGATAAAACAACGCTCTATGACGGGCTGGATGGAGAACAGAAGAAAGAACTGGCAAGAGGAATGACTCTTTTGCTTCCACTTGGAACAGATTATGAAAGTCAGGGTCAAGTGGATTACATGTTTTATCTCTTAAGCGACATAGTAGTGCTGCCCAGAGTTACGAATTCAAGTGCTGTAGAGGGTCTTCTGAATGAGCTATATAACTATTATAGTCAGGCTGGAAATTTCCTACCTTCTGAACAAGCACAACCAATGGGTGAGGCGAGTGCTGCCTACAGCATGCTTAGAGGTGCTGATAAGGAAATATTCACAAATATTGTGATGTTTGGACCTGCTTTAGGTCAACACCAAACACCCATTAATTATAAGGGTCAGATTGAATTACTGAACGTGCTGATGTCGGATTATCTTCCAATTAACAGACCCATCACTGGATCAGACATGGATGCTGCACTGAATAGTCTTTATGCACACTATCAAATGACTACAATGTTCGGCATGAGTCCAAATGCTACGGTACAGCCTTTTCCAATCAACATGGAGAAGATGTCTACCATCCAGAATAATGAGCAGAGACGGGCGGAACTGGCAGATTGGATGATTTATAAGAGAACCGGTGTTGAAGGCTACAATACCACAGCAGAAGTACAAGCCGCCTTCGACGCATTCTTCGCAGTGGCTGCACCAGCAGTGACAGCGGATGATGAAGCAAATGCAATTGTAGGTGCGGACGGTACAATGGAATACAGCACGAATGCTGGCGTGGATTGGTTTGTATACAGTTCTGCTAATCAACCTCAATTTGAAGGTGCCCAAACGGTATGGGTACGTGTGAAAGCAACTGAAAGTACTCCAGTAGGTCCTTACGTGACATTGACCTTCACCGAGAATAGAGGAGCAGATCCACTTGAGGCACTGAACTTGGCAAAAAGTAATGGAGATTTAGCCGGTGTACTTTCTGCAGTTCAAGATCCTCAAGTTGGAGTAATTCTTCCTCAGGATTTTGACAACTGGACCAAGGATGAGAAAGAATCCATGGCTGAGTTTTTAACATTTATGAACGGCAGCAAAGGATATGTGAGTAAAGATCAAGTGCAATATGTGATTGACCTGGTTGTTTACCCTCGGGGAATTCTTCAGACACGTGATTTGCCGAGCGTGGAGCAGAGGATTACAACGTATTTTGACATGCTGAGAGGCCTGCCTGAAGTATTCAGTGGGAATATGGATTCCAGCATCCCGGAATACTATAGCATTGGGAAAAAGTATAACAAGCTGTCGGCAGTAGATAAGCAGATTTTGGCGTATAATATTAAATTTGATATTTTACGTAGTTCGCTACCCGTATATCAGTATAGTGAGCGGTTATCTGCTAGTCTATCGACGTATGGACCGATTAACAGTTTGACAACCCAAAACCAAATGTACAGTGCATTGGTGCGTCTTCGTTTATTACAGAAGGAGTCGGCAGAGTTTAATCAGAATTCGAGCACATCAGAATATTTGGAGAACTTCTCGCTTAACCTAAATAAAGTAGACGATATTACCTATTCAAAATACAAAGAACTCGCCCAGTGGATGATTGATAATCGTCCAGTACAGGGTTACGAAAGCTACCAAGCTATTCAACAAACGTTCAATGCTTTCTTTGGCCCATTATCACCGATGGAACAATTAAACGATGCAGTGGATGCAGAAAATGTAGGTGAGGTTCTAACTATTATCCGCAACAGCCCTGAGCTTGTAATACTCCCTGCGGGATTCAATGATCTTACTCTTGAAGAGCAGCTAGCTGTAGCTCAAGCTTTGATTGATTTGCTTCCGGATAAATATGATTATGAAAATGAAGGACAGGTAAGATATACCGTTGGGCTGGCATATGAAGCTGTGCTTGCTTATAAGGCAACGAGTCAGGCCGAGATGCAAAGTCATTTGGATAATTTCTATATGAAGCTTTCTCAAGTCGATGAATATATCTCGATTGAAGACTTCGAAGATTATGAAGAATTCCGTGAGCTTAGCAAAAAGTACGTAGAGGGGTCTGTTGTAGATCAGAAATTGATCGCTTATATGGCTCGCCTCATCTTCAAAGAAGAAGGTCTTTCAGTAGATAAGGCTCTTCTCGGCATGGTTATGATCTTGACCATTTCTCCATCTCTTAATGTAAACACAACAGACGAGATGAGCCAGACCTTGTTTACACTTCTGATGATTCAACAAGAGGTGGAAGAGTACAACAAACAATCGGATCATGAAAAGCTGGATGACTTCCCATTGAATTTCTCGAAATTAGCAGATGCATCGAGTGATGAGTCTAAGATCGAAAAACTCGCACAATGGATGCTGGACAAAAAACCAGCTAACGGTTATGGAAGCTATACCGAGGTTCAATCGGCATTTGACGAGTTTTTTGAACCCAAGACCCCGGTGGTCACTCCGCCAAGCAGTGGCGGAAGCGGTGGTGGATCTTCATCTACACCTGTAACATCAACGCCTGCAACCAACAAAGAGACACTTACGGTGGATGTGAATGGTACCAACGGGACCAACTTGGTGAAAACAACAATTACACGTACAACAGAAACAAATGGTAAGGTGAAGGACCTCGTAACAATGTCTGAAGCGACTGCCAAAGAATCTGTAGAAAAAGCAAAACAGCTTGGCATGGATACAGCACGCATCATCATTCCGGATGCCAAAGATTCCGTATCCGAGACTCGCGTAGAACTGCCAAAAGCAGCAGTAAAACAGCTGAATGATGGCGGACTTAAGCTGGAGATCTCGACAGAGAATGCAATCATTTCAATTCCTACGGTTTCGACCGCTGGTTTCAACCAAGACTTGTACTTCCGCATTGTGCCAATGAAGCAGGAATCCGAGCGCAAGCAAGTGGAAGAACGCGCGAAGCAAGAGCAATTGATTCAGCAAATTACGCCGGATGCAAATGTCAAAGTACTGGCTCGTCCAGTCGAAATCGAAACGAATATGCAGAGTCGTGAAGTAACACTGACATTGCCACTCCGTGATAGTCTGCCGACAGATGCAGCAGCACGTCAGAAGGCTTTGGACAACCTGGCCATCTACATTGAACACAGTGACGGTACCAAAGAATTGCTGCAAGGAAAGCTCGTTCAGCTGAACGATGGCAGTGAAGGCATCGAATTTACAGTAAGCAAATTCAGTACGTTCACACTGGTTGTGGTCGATGGACTGAAAGCGGCAGAAACAACTAATAAACCGTATATCAAAGGTTTTGGTGACAAGTTCCGTCCAGATGCATTCGTGACTCGTGCTCAAATGGCAGCGATGCTGGCGCGTAACCTGACGGATGAATCTAAATCTATTAATTCCGGTAATTTTGCCGACGTAGCAGCAACTCACTGGGCAAACAGCGAAATTGCACAAGCTCAATCCGCAGGGATCATGAATGGTATGAGCGCAACTCAATTTGTACCAGAAGGTTCGATTACACGCGCGCAGATGGCGACGATTGCTTACCGCTGGATGCAGCAGCAATCGGGCAGTGCAACTGCAGCAACGGAAGCTAGATCATCCTTTACGGATGTGTCCACAGATTCCTGGGCTGCAGAAGCGATCGCATATGTACAATCTGCTGGCCTGATGACTGGATACACCGATGGTACGTTCAAACCGGATAGCCAATTAACCCGGGCTGAAGCAGTAAAAGTATTAAATGTGTTGTTCAAGCGTACCCCAGCAACGGGTACAGGTTCACAATCGTTCTCGGACGTACCTGCGTCTCACTGGGCATATGCAGATATTCAAGCTGCAGCACAGCAATAA
- a CDS encoding CdaR family transcriptional regulator: MLQLTEKQAQEIVDNMMQDIPYNINIMNEQGIIIGSGQKERVGTVHQGAVRALTTGSRVEVWQDGKLEKMGTNEPITINNQHVGVIGISGHPDEVRPFCNIVRTTVALLIEQRNQLESLAHETSRKKAFLERLLNHYGSYSLKIRKEALQYNLDLQLPTTLLYIKASGTTPEFNESIGKVLLQFPSFSMEDEGDAQIIMIQSEMDLDSLLKRLRQEQPHCFISVSRKEPNVAVCYEQARSVMNILLALQPAAPLLYYDDVHFLVSFSKARLTSQANIISRLEDHADLLETLRSFIHHNGSMTMTATDLNIHRNTLQYRLKRIESITGRDPHNWLELIELTHGLLSLHQ, from the coding sequence TTGCTGCAGCTCACCGAGAAACAGGCACAGGAAATCGTCGATAACATGATGCAGGACATCCCGTATAACATCAACATCATGAATGAACAGGGCATTATTATTGGAAGCGGTCAGAAGGAGCGGGTTGGAACCGTTCATCAGGGTGCTGTTCGGGCACTGACAACCGGAAGCCGAGTAGAGGTCTGGCAGGACGGGAAATTAGAGAAAATGGGTACCAATGAACCGATTACGATCAACAACCAGCATGTGGGTGTCATCGGAATCTCTGGCCATCCGGATGAGGTTCGCCCGTTCTGTAACATTGTGCGAACAACGGTAGCGCTCCTCATTGAACAACGCAACCAATTGGAGAGTCTGGCTCACGAAACATCTCGCAAGAAGGCCTTTCTGGAACGCCTCTTGAATCATTACGGCTCCTATTCCTTGAAGATCAGGAAGGAAGCCTTGCAATACAACTTGGATCTGCAGCTGCCAACGACCCTCCTCTACATCAAGGCCAGTGGAACTACTCCTGAATTCAATGAAAGTATAGGCAAAGTATTGCTGCAGTTCCCCTCGTTCTCCATGGAAGACGAAGGTGACGCACAGATTATTATGATTCAAAGCGAGATGGATCTTGATTCACTCCTTAAGCGATTGCGTCAAGAACAGCCTCACTGCTTTATATCAGTCAGCCGAAAAGAACCCAACGTTGCCGTTTGTTATGAGCAGGCAAGATCCGTCATGAATATTCTGTTGGCACTTCAGCCGGCTGCTCCTCTCCTCTATTATGATGATGTGCACTTTCTGGTAAGCTTCAGCAAGGCTCGACTGACGTCTCAAGCCAACATCATTAGCAGGTTGGAAGATCACGCAGATCTGCTGGAAACCTTGCGCAGCTTCATCCACCATAACGGCAGCATGACCATGACGGCAACCGATCTGAACATTCATCGCAATACGCTGCAGTATCGCCTCAAACGCATAGAGAGCATTACGGGCAGAGACCCACACAACTGGCTCGAACTGATCGAGCTTACCCATGGACTGCTCTCACTCCATCAGTGA
- a CDS encoding glycerate kinase produces MGEKTFVLAPDSFKESMTAKEVCIAMEKGLRKIYPDASYIHVPMADGGEGTVQSLVDASNGIIHRKEVSGPLGQPVMAQYGILGDGATAAIEMASASGIHLVTPDSRDPLRTTTYGTGELIRACLDLGIRKIIIGIGGSATNDGGTGMAEALGAKFLDAQGQPLARGGGDLNKLAHIDVSGLDPRLQEVELIVACDVTNPLCGEHGASRVFGPQKGATPEMVQLLDVNLSHYAEVVKQQLGKDIRDVPGAGAAGGLGAGLLIFTQAVLRKGIEIVIEYTGLQGKLDDADVVFTGEGGIDFQTKFGKTPYGVAQAAKEAGKPVIAIAGYVGEGIDTLYTEGIDAVFGIVPGAADLDKLLREGPENVERTMENIARVLKLGL; encoded by the coding sequence ATGGGAGAGAAGACATTTGTACTGGCACCGGATTCATTCAAGGAGAGCATGACGGCGAAGGAAGTCTGTATTGCGATGGAAAAAGGATTGCGTAAAATCTACCCGGACGCCAGTTACATCCATGTGCCCATGGCAGACGGCGGAGAGGGAACCGTGCAATCATTGGTGGATGCTTCGAATGGCATCATTCACCGGAAAGAGGTGAGCGGACCGCTTGGTCAACCGGTCATGGCGCAGTATGGCATTCTGGGCGACGGCGCAACGGCAGCCATTGAGATGGCATCAGCCAGCGGCATTCATCTGGTAACCCCGGACAGCCGGGACCCGCTCCGCACGACTACTTACGGAACAGGAGAACTGATTCGGGCATGTCTGGATCTTGGCATTCGCAAAATCATTATCGGGATTGGTGGCAGTGCCACCAACGATGGCGGTACAGGTATGGCTGAGGCGCTTGGGGCGAAGTTTCTGGATGCCCAAGGGCAGCCACTTGCTCGTGGCGGTGGGGATCTGAACAAGTTGGCCCATATCGATGTGTCGGGTCTGGACCCGCGTTTGCAGGAAGTGGAGCTCATTGTAGCCTGTGATGTGACCAATCCGTTATGCGGAGAGCATGGTGCTTCAAGGGTATTTGGACCGCAGAAGGGGGCTACACCGGAAATGGTGCAGCTGCTGGATGTCAATCTCTCTCATTATGCGGAGGTGGTGAAACAGCAGTTGGGCAAGGATATTCGGGATGTTCCAGGTGCCGGAGCAGCGGGTGGACTGGGTGCAGGATTGCTGATTTTTACCCAGGCTGTTCTGCGTAAAGGTATTGAGATTGTCATCGAATACACAGGTTTGCAGGGCAAGCTGGATGATGCAGATGTGGTGTTTACAGGTGAGGGCGGAATCGATTTTCAAACGAAATTCGGCAAAACCCCTTACGGTGTTGCACAGGCCGCCAAGGAAGCGGGCAAACCGGTGATCGCCATCGCAGGGTATGTTGGTGAAGGGATTGATACGCTGTACACGGAAGGTATTGATGCTGTATTCGGTATTGTACCGGGCGCAGCCGATCTGGATAAGCTGCTTCGTGAAGGGCCGGAGAATGTGGAGCGTACCATGGAGAACATTGCAAGAGTGCTGAAGTTGGGTTTATGA
- a CDS encoding GntP family permease — MFNKSKGAITMEALTISWIGALAGLAIAIILILRKLNPVYSLFLGAIVGALIGGANLEETVNILVNGTQSVMGTVLRVLAAGVLAGVMMESGAAETIAQAIVRKFGGSKAILALALATMIITAVGVFIPVAVLIVAPIALSVGNKMGISKLALILALSGGGKAGNIISPNPNTIAAARGFDLDLSNVMLAGVIPAICGLIVTVIVASMLKNKGVMVTGQEAEQGEVDTSQYPPLKKAIVAPLVAIILLMINPIGSITGVEVLSTFKVDAMYILPLAGIIGMLAMGQGRNIVKYTTSGLNKMTATVLILIGAGGIAGLISASDLSGQVVSLIEASGISGTFLASIAGILMAAATASTSTGVILATGSFGDAILNMGTAPLAAAVMVHTGATVIDSLPQGNYFHVSADSMKMTIRQRMGVIPYEAIVGGTMAIVATLLYGFIL, encoded by the coding sequence GTGTTCAACAAGAGCAAGGGGGCAATCACAATGGAGGCTTTAACTATTAGTTGGATTGGCGCACTGGCAGGACTTGCTATTGCCATCATATTGATCTTAAGGAAGCTGAACCCGGTCTATTCGTTATTTCTGGGAGCAATTGTAGGCGCTTTAATTGGTGGAGCAAACCTGGAAGAGACCGTAAACATATTGGTGAATGGCACGCAAAGCGTCATGGGCACCGTGCTCCGCGTCCTTGCGGCAGGGGTTCTGGCAGGTGTCATGATGGAGTCTGGAGCGGCAGAGACCATAGCTCAGGCGATTGTGAGAAAATTTGGTGGAAGCAAAGCAATTCTGGCATTGGCACTGGCCACGATGATTATTACAGCCGTTGGGGTATTCATCCCCGTTGCCGTACTTATAGTGGCACCAATCGCACTGTCTGTGGGTAACAAAATGGGCATTTCCAAACTGGCCCTAATTCTTGCGCTATCTGGCGGTGGTAAAGCGGGGAACATTATCTCTCCGAATCCCAATACGATTGCAGCGGCACGTGGATTCGATCTGGATCTCAGCAATGTCATGCTGGCAGGTGTGATTCCGGCCATCTGCGGATTAATTGTGACCGTTATCGTCGCTTCGATGCTCAAAAATAAAGGCGTAATGGTTACTGGTCAGGAAGCGGAGCAGGGTGAAGTGGATACCTCACAGTACCCGCCGCTGAAAAAAGCAATTGTTGCACCTCTGGTAGCCATCATTTTGTTAATGATTAACCCGATTGGTTCAATAACAGGGGTAGAAGTACTATCCACGTTCAAAGTGGATGCGATGTATATTCTGCCGCTTGCCGGCATCATCGGCATGCTGGCGATGGGACAAGGTAGAAACATTGTGAAGTATACAACTTCCGGATTAAATAAAATGACAGCAACCGTGCTTATTCTGATCGGCGCAGGTGGGATAGCGGGTCTGATCTCTGCATCCGACCTGTCAGGTCAGGTGGTTAGTTTAATTGAAGCATCCGGCATCTCAGGCACCTTCCTGGCGTCGATTGCGGGTATTCTGATGGCAGCAGCTACTGCCTCTACATCAACCGGTGTCATTCTGGCAACGGGCTCGTTCGGTGACGCAATTCTGAACATGGGGACGGCTCCGCTCGCAGCAGCGGTTATGGTGCACACCGGGGCAACCGTCATTGATTCTCTACCTCAGGGGAATTACTTCCACGTTTCGGCAGACAGCATGAAAATGACGATCCGGCAGCGGATGGGAGTCATTCCTTATGAAGCTATTGTGGGTGGGACGATGGCGATTGTAGCCACATTACTATACGGATTTATCCTCTAA
- a CDS encoding phosphatidate cytidylyltransferase — MSSSLFTLTLIFAALLVIHIVYKIIAKLQPDKDYSGIGNKIKTWWGMLVIFCLATLFNPIVSLISLMVLAFFALKEYFSMIRSTRKADRRLFLWAYLAIPVQFYWIYIGWYGMFIVFIPLYVFLVLPLPRLINKGTVGFLRSVSSTQWGLMLMVFGLSHLAYFPFATPEYGSKLVLFLVVLTQLNDVVHYLVSLYLGKRKVVPTANPFLTWEGFACAFVITTAASYFIHPYLTPFDWQFGIFIGVLISLAGFFGSLTVSVLKRDLLIGDDNKFDALKKSYLSRVDSLTYTSPVMFHVVRYFFDFM; from the coding sequence GTGAGCAGCTCGCTCTTCACATTAACGCTCATTTTTGCAGCATTACTCGTCATACATATCGTGTACAAAATCATTGCCAAGCTTCAGCCGGATAAGGATTATTCGGGCATCGGCAACAAAATCAAGACCTGGTGGGGCATGCTCGTCATTTTCTGTCTCGCTACGCTCTTCAATCCGATTGTTTCCCTTATCTCGTTAATGGTACTCGCGTTCTTCGCGCTCAAAGAGTATTTCTCCATGATCCGCAGCACCCGAAAGGCTGACCGCCGGCTGTTCCTATGGGCTTATCTCGCTATACCGGTACAGTTCTATTGGATCTATATTGGATGGTATGGGATGTTTATCGTCTTTATTCCGCTGTATGTCTTCCTCGTGCTGCCGCTTCCCCGCTTGATTAATAAGGGAACAGTCGGCTTCCTGCGAAGTGTAAGTTCTACGCAGTGGGGATTGATGCTGATGGTATTCGGACTCAGCCATCTGGCCTACTTTCCGTTCGCAACGCCGGAGTATGGGTCGAAGCTGGTCCTCTTCCTGGTGGTGTTAACACAGCTTAACGATGTGGTCCACTATCTGGTCTCTCTATATCTGGGCAAACGGAAAGTGGTCCCCACAGCCAATCCATTTTTGACATGGGAAGGATTCGCCTGTGCATTCGTGATCACAACGGCAGCCTCCTATTTCATTCACCCTTATCTGACTCCGTTCGATTGGCAATTCGGAATCTTTATCGGTGTATTGATCAGCCTTGCCGGCTTCTTCGGCAGTCTGACGGTGTCTGTACTCAAGCGTGACCTGTTAATCGGGGACGACAACAAATTCGATGCACTCAAAAAAAGCTATCTCAGCCGGGTCGACAGCCTGACCTATACGTCTCCGGTCATGTTTCATGTCGTTCGTTATTTCTTCGATTTCATGTAG
- a CDS encoding DMT family transporter, translating to MNRLVYIILVIIATSLMGSSFAVGKIGLAYISPLLLVGTRFTLAGGLMALWVWNKNLPSTLLDWTRLFVIGMFQTTGVMACIFLSMRTIPSGETSILTFTNPLLVVILGGLFLHLKYRFYQWIGVVIGIAGVFVTLGFHLQLSEGTWLGIGSAVSWAIATLLVKKWGARFSTWVLTAYQMLFGGLLLLLLSLTLETPHLELNAISIRAVLYLALLGSIVQFAAWYYLLSKGDPGKTSAFLFLAPFFGILSGWLLLGEVIRSYVYIGGLFIFLGIFLVNWTGGKKDIAPK from the coding sequence TTGAATCGCTTGGTTTACATCATACTTGTCATCATTGCCACTTCGCTTATGGGTTCTTCTTTTGCTGTTGGCAAAATCGGGCTCGCTTATATCTCTCCACTTCTTCTCGTAGGTACCCGCTTTACACTGGCTGGAGGACTCATGGCACTATGGGTATGGAACAAAAATCTTCCTTCCACCTTACTGGACTGGACCCGATTATTCGTTATTGGTATGTTCCAGACAACTGGGGTTATGGCCTGCATCTTTCTTAGCATGCGTACCATTCCTTCTGGAGAGACCTCCATTCTTACGTTTACCAATCCGTTGCTGGTCGTTATATTGGGAGGTCTGTTTCTCCATCTGAAATACCGGTTTTATCAGTGGATAGGTGTCGTTATTGGTATTGCAGGAGTGTTTGTTACGTTGGGATTTCACTTGCAGTTATCAGAAGGAACGTGGCTGGGCATAGGCTCCGCGGTGTCGTGGGCCATTGCTACTTTACTCGTAAAAAAGTGGGGGGCCCGCTTCAGCACCTGGGTGCTGACCGCTTATCAGATGTTATTCGGCGGCCTGCTCCTATTACTGCTCAGTTTAACGCTGGAGACACCACATCTGGAGCTTAACGCCATTTCCATTCGTGCTGTTCTATACCTGGCACTGCTTGGCTCCATTGTTCAGTTTGCTGCATGGTACTACCTGCTGAGCAAAGGCGATCCTGGCAAAACAAGCGCCTTTCTTTTTCTAGCTCCGTTCTTCGGCATACTATCTGGCTGGCTGCTTCTTGGGGAGGTCATCCGGAGCTACGTTTATATTGGCGGGTTATTTATATTCCTGGGGATCTTTTTGGTAAACTGGACTGGAGGAAAGAAAGACATTGCACCAAAATAA
- a CDS encoding bifunctional transcriptional activator/DNA repair enzyme AdaA has protein sequence MISTELKEQYYQALVAKDSEYEGLFYVGVKTTGVFCRPTCPARKPKYENCEFYETAQQALLASFRPCQRCRPLSHPNQVSDVVRILVEAVENNPEKRWKGQDFKDLSIDESTARRQFKKRFGMTFVEYARARRMGLALKNIRSGRTIIDAQLSTGYESSSGFRDAFSRIMGAAPTHVDDGRVLKASWIDTRLGPMMAVADDTALYLLEFVDRRGLEREVERLRKRTKSAIVPGVTEPIRSIERELTAYFDGTLRAFDTPLFCLGTPFQKSVWEQLMAIPPGETRSYQDIAVALGKPSACRAVAQANGANQLAIVIPCHRVINASGDLGGYGGGLTRKNWLLTHEKTAYEQIR, from the coding sequence ATGATCTCTACTGAACTGAAAGAACAATATTATCAGGCGCTGGTTGCCAAAGATTCGGAATACGAAGGTTTATTCTATGTTGGTGTCAAAACGACGGGGGTATTCTGCCGCCCTACCTGCCCTGCACGGAAACCCAAATATGAAAACTGTGAGTTTTACGAGACTGCACAGCAGGCACTGCTCGCTTCATTTCGCCCCTGTCAGCGTTGCCGTCCATTATCCCATCCCAACCAGGTATCCGATGTAGTCCGAATACTGGTCGAGGCCGTGGAGAACAATCCGGAAAAGCGCTGGAAAGGTCAGGATTTCAAGGATCTGTCCATCGATGAGTCCACGGCACGCCGCCAGTTCAAAAAGCGGTTCGGCATGACCTTTGTGGAGTATGCTCGCGCACGTCGCATGGGACTGGCTTTGAAGAATATCCGCTCAGGCCGCACCATTATCGATGCCCAGCTATCGACAGGTTACGAATCCAGCAGCGGCTTCCGGGATGCTTTCTCCCGAATTATGGGTGCCGCTCCTACTCATGTGGATGACGGGCGAGTGCTAAAGGCCTCCTGGATCGATACACGTCTTGGACCCATGATGGCCGTGGCAGATGATACAGCCCTGTATCTGCTTGAATTTGTGGATCGCAGAGGTCTGGAGCGGGAAGTGGAGCGTCTTCGGAAACGAACCAAGTCGGCCATCGTACCGGGTGTAACTGAACCCATTCGCTCCATAGAGAGGGAACTGACAGCGTATTTTGACGGGACTTTAAGGGCATTCGACACCCCGTTGTTCTGTTTAGGAACACCATTTCAAAAGAGCGTCTGGGAGCAGCTTATGGCGATTCCGCCAGGCGAGACAAGGTCATATCAGGACATCGCTGTTGCACTGGGTAAACCGTCCGCATGCCGTGCAGTCGCACAGGCCAATGGGGCGAATCAACTGGCCATTGTAATCCCGTGCCACAGGGTCATTAATGCAAGTGGTGATCTGGGTGGGTACGGCGGTGGCCTCACTCGCAAGAACTGGCTGTTAACCCATGAGAAGACTGCTTATGAACAAATTCGTTGA